Proteins from one Setaria italica strain Yugu1 chromosome V, Setaria_italica_v2.0, whole genome shotgun sequence genomic window:
- the LOC101774210 gene encoding carboxyl-terminal-processing peptidase 1, chloroplastic has product MRPLSCAPPAPQSRASPGPGRRPRQPPCALPFPDALRAAAAAAAVSLSLLTGNAVGAVVEAAQPTEVCRDGVAAVVEEVRAEAVTNEQLVEEAWEVVNESFLPDAGSRPWSPEMWMQRKQDILQGTIKSRARAHDIIQKMLASLGDPYTRFLSPSEFSKMSKYDMTGIGLNLREIPDDNGSFKLMVLGLLLDGPAYSAGVRQGDELLSVNGIDVRGKSAFDASSMLQGPKETFVTIKVKHGDCGPVESMKVQRQLVARTPVFYHLEKRENDDSSVGYIRIKEFNAVAKKDLVSALKRLQNSGASYFVLDLRDNLGGLVQAGIETAKLFLNKGDTVIYTAGRDRQVQNTIVAESGPMIATPLMLLVNNRTASASEIVASALHDNCKAVLVGERTFGKGLIQSVFELHDGSGIVVTVGKYVTPDHKDINGNGIEPDYNRLPDFNEARDYLSRCRLKELS; this is encoded by the exons ATGCGGCCACTCtcctgcgcgccgccggcgccgcagtcGCGAGCGAGCCCTGGCCCCGGCCGCAGGCCCAGGCAGCCGCCGTGCGCGCTGCCGTTCCCCGACGCcctccgcgcggcggcggctgcggctgccgtctccctctccctcctcaccgGCAACGCCGTGGGCGCTGTTGTGGAGGCGGCGCAGCCCACCGAGGTGTGCAGGGATGGGgtcgcggcggtggtggaggaggtgagGGCCGAGGCGGTGACGAACGAGCAGCTCGTGGAGGAGGCGTGGGAGGTGGTCAACGAGAGCTTCCTCCCCGACGCCGGAAGCCGCCCGTGGTCGCCGGAGATGTGGATG CAAAGGAAGCAGGATATTCTCCAAGGCACAATCAAATCCCGTGCTAGAGCCCATGATATCATTCAAAAAATGCTAGCGAGCCTTGGTGATCCTTATACAAGGTTTCTATCTCCCTCAGAA TTCTCAAAGATGTCAAAATATGACATGACCGGGATTGGATTAAACTTGAGGGAGATTCCTGATGACAATGGCTCTTTCAAGTTGATGGTATTAGGGCTACTATTAGATGGGCCTGCTTACTCTGCTGGTGTTAGACAG GGTGATGAGCTTTTATCAGTGAATGGCATTGATGTAAGGGGTAAATCTGCATTTGATGCTTCATCCATGCTGCAAGGTCCAAAGGAGACGTTTGTTACAATTAAG GTTAAGCATGGTGACTGTGGTCCTGTTGAGTCAATGAAGGTGCAGAGACAACTGGTTGCTCGAACTCCAGTTTTCTATCATTTggagaaaagagaaaatgaTGATTCATCTGTTGGATATATTCGCATTAAAGAGTTCAATGCAGTGGCCAAGAAAGATTTGGTCAGTG CGCTAAAGCGTCTCCAGAATTCAGGTGCCTCCTATTTCGTTCTGGATTTGAGGGACAATCTTGGTGGGCTAGTTCAA GCTGGAATAGAGACTGCAAAGCTTTTTCTGAATAAAGGAGACACG GTCATTTATACTGCTGGCCGGGATCGTCAAGTCCAAAACACAATTGTTGCTGAAAGTGGACCAATGATTGCTACTCCCCTTATG TTACTGGTGAATAATAGGACAGCAAGTGCCAGTGAAATA GTTGCTTCAGCACTCCATGACAATTGCAAAGCTGTTCTTGTTGGCGAAAGGACTTTTGGCAAG GGCTTAATTCAATCTGTTTTTGAACTTCATGATGGTTCTGGTATTGTCGTCACAGTTGGTAAGTATGTTACACCAGACCACAAGGACATCAATGGAAATGGGATAGAACCAGATTACAATCGTCTTCCTG ATTTCAATGAAGCCAGAGATTACCTTTCACGTTGTCGACTTAAAGAATTAAGCTGA
- the LOC101774615 gene encoding uncharacterized protein LOC101774615, translating to MNGAEEEQPPQVSNMSKMQDTAPKPSLGKEPIPGSELWTDGLICAFELVKGHRKTVHHKSWPTIDQMQEKGSTMYTRKHSRRNGHHIIAPKPDESIVLENPHQTEISNDPKVLKDRPLYAGEILDHKWVPIGWTRIAELVQRVQSDSSWENELTEISDSEDDYTVADLAAPYWQRPVGPTWWCHVTAGHPFIDAWLNSAHWMHPAIRTALRDESKLISDRMKYLLYEVPVRVAGGLLFELLGQSVGDPNHEEEDIPIVLRSWQAQNFLVTAMHVKGPSSNINVLGVTEVQELLLAGGSQTPRSVHEVIAHLVSRLSRWDDRLFRKYIFGEADEIELKFVNRRNREDLNLLSIILDQEIRRLATQVIRVKWSLHAREEILHELVRHLRGNNTRVILDSVRKCTRNMLEEQEAVRGRLFTIQDVMQSTVRAWLQDRSLRVTHNLAIFGGGGMVLSIITGLFGINVDGIPGAQNTPYAFGLFTGLLFFLGIVLVVVGMLYLGLQNPVSSEKVKVRKLELQQLVSMFQHEAEQHGKVREGLSRHGLSPRSSADSDEGYILIS from the exons ATGAATGGTGCTGAGGAGGAGCAGCCGCCTCAGGTCAGCAACATGTCCAAGATGCAAGACACAGCTCCCAAGCCCAGTTTGGGGAAAGAGCCAATTCCAGGGAGTGAGCTCTGGACGGATGGGCTCATCTGCGCTTTTGAGCTGGTCAAGGGTCACAGGAAGACTGTTCATCACAAATCATGGCCAACAATTGATCAGATGCAGGAGAAAGGCTCCACTATGTACACAAGGAAACACTCTAGAAGGAATGGGCACCATATCATAGCTCCAAAACCGGATGAGAGCATTGTGTTGGAGAATCCCCATCAGACTGAAATCAGTAATGATCCAAAAGTGCTCAAAGATAGGCCATTGTATGCCGGGGAGATTTTGGACCACAAATGGGTACCCATTGGATGGACCAGGATCGCTGAACTGGTCCAGAGGGTTCAATCAGACTCCAGCTGGGAGAATGAGTTGACGGAGATCAGTGATAGTGAGGATGATTACACCGTGGCTGATCTTGCAGCTCCATACTGGCAGCGTCCTGTGGGGCCTACGTGGTGGTGCCATGTCACTGCAGGTCATCCCTTTATCGATGCATGGTTGAATAGTGCTCACTGGATGCATCCTGCCATCAGAACTGCGCTAAGAGATGAGAGCAAACTGATAAGTGACCGGATGAAGTACCTCCTCTACGAG GTTCCAGTAAGAGTTGCAGGAGGACTGTTATTTGAGCTTCTTGGTCAGTCGGTCGGAGATCCAAATCATGAGGAGGAAGATATACCAATTGTGCTTCGGTCTTGGCAAGCACAAAATTTTCTTGTAACAGCAATGCATGTCAAAGGTCCTTCATCCAATATAAATGTGTTAGGAGTGACTGAAGTGCAG GAGTTGCTTCTTGCTGGTGGAAGCCAAACACCTAGATCAGTGCACGAAGTAATTGCACATTTGGTCAGCCGTCTTTCACGTTGGGATGACAG ATTATTCCGGAAATATATCTTTGGGGAGGCAGATGAAATTGAATTGAAATTTGTGAATAG GAGAAATCGTGAAGACCTGAATCTTCTCAGCATAATACTGGATCAGGAAATCAGAAGGTTAGCAACACAG GTAATCAGGGTGAAATGGTCACTTCATGCAAGGGAAGAGATCTTACATGAGCTTGTCAGACATTTGAGGGGTAATAACACAAGAGTTATCTTGGATAGCGTTAGAAAGTGTACAAGGAACATGTTGGAAGAACAGGAAGCTGTGCGTGGACGCTTGTTCACTATTCAGGATGTTATGCAAAGCACTGTCCGTGCATGGTTACAG GATAGAAGCCTCCGAGTCACCCACAATTTGGCTATTTTCGGAGGTGGTGGCATGGTTTTATCCATAATCACGGGACTCTTCGGGATCAACGTCGATGGCATACCAGGAGCACAGAATACACCATATGCATTTGGTTTGTTTACGGGccttctcttctttcttggAATCGTCCTAGTCGTCGTGGGAATGTTGTATCTTGGGTTACAAAACCCAGTTAGCAGTGAGAAGGTGAAGGTGAGGAAGCTGGAGCTCCAGCAGCTGGTTTCGATGTTCCAGCATGAAGCAGAGCAGCACGGCAAGGTCAGGGAAGGTCTTAGCCGGCATGGTTTGTCGCCGAGGTCGTCTGCAGACTCAGATGAAGGGTACATTCTCATCTCCTGA
- the LOC101776107 gene encoding probable receptor-like protein kinase At2g42960, with the protein MSSPNNSISAVLSRTTPVFQLKVWELIAIGVAIFMAVLFVIVLCLSLRKKKKAVKGFDNTSLAEIPIVSKEINVDRVDAQSLHDSEVTFKPVHDKYTQMKGAGHLGESRSVDVDTFSQCSSVYNIEKAGSSYSEDYSYSSSGPARKGSSPYAYSASPLVGLPELSHLGWGHWFTLRDLELATNRFAKSNVLGEGGYGVVYKGRLVNGTEIAVKKILNNVGQAEKEFRVEVEAIGHVRHKNLVRLLGYCVEGIHRMLVYEYVNNGNLEQWLHGVNQRGVLSWENRMKILLGTAKALAYLHEAIDPKVVHRDIKSSNILIDDEFNSKVSDFGLAKLLNSDKSHINTRVMGTYGYVAPEYANSGMLNEKSDIYSFGVVLLECVTARDPVDYSKPADEVNLIEWLKMMVTNKRAEEVVDPNLEVKPPKRALKRAILVGFKCVDPDADKRPKMSHVVQMLEAVQNAYYQDQRKLSQVGSMDIESQQSVEETSNNADA; encoded by the exons ATGTCGTCACCTAACAATTCTATCAGTGCGGTTCTCTCACGAACAACCCCCGTGTTTCAGTTGAAAGTATGGGAATTGATTGCCATTGGTGTTGCGATATTCATGGCAGTTCTGTTCGTCATTGTACTGTGCCTTTCGCtccgaaagaaaaagaaggcagTGAAAGGGTTTGACAACACTTCGCTGGCTGAGATCCCTATCGTGTCAAAGGAAATCAACGTGGACAGAGTTGATGCGCAGAGTCTACATGACAGCGAAGTGACCTTCAAGCCGGTGCATGATAAATATACGCAGATGAAGGGTGCTGGGCATTTGGGAGAGAGCAGATCTGTCGATGTCGATACATTCAGCCAGTGCAGCTCCGTGTACAACATAGAGAAGGCTGGGAGTTCATACTCTGAAGATTACAGTTACAGCAGCTCTGGGCCTGCTAGGAAAGGCAGTTCACCATATGCATATTCAGCATCGCCACTGGTTGGTTTGCCTGAGTTATCACACTTGGGCTGGGGCCACTGGTTTACCTTGAGGGACCTGGAGCTGGCGACGAATCGGTTTGCAAAGAGTAATGTCCTTGGAGAAGGTGGCTATGGAGTTGTCTACAAGGGTCGGCTGGTGAATGGGACTGAGATTGCTGTGAAGAAGATCCTTAATAATGT GGGACAGGCAGAGAAGGAATTTAgagttgaagttgaagccatcGGTCATGTTCGGCATAAGAATCTGGTGCGGCTTCTGGGATACTGTGTGGAAGGGATACACAG GATGCTTGTCTATGAGTATGTCAACAATGGCAACCTAGAACAATGGCTTCATGGTGTGAATCAACGTGGTGTCCTTAGTTGGGAAAACCGCATGAAAATTCTCCTTGGCACTGCAAAAGC CCTCGCTTACCTTCATGAGGCCATAGACCCCAAAGTTGTACACCGAGATATTAAGTCAAGTAATATCTTAATTGacgatgaatttaatagcaagGTTTCTGATTTTGGGTTGGCCAAACTTCTGAATTCTGACAAAAGCCATATCAATACAAGAGTGATGGGAACATATGG GTACGTAGCACCTGAATATGCAAACAGTGGGATGTTAAATGAAAAGAGTGATATTTACAGTTTTGGAGTCGTGTTGTTAGAATGCGTGACAGCTAGGGATCCAGTTGATTATTCTAAGCCTGCAGATGAG GTGAATCTCATAGAGTGGCTTAAAATGATGGTTACCAATAAGAGGGCAGAGGAGGTAGTGGATCCAAACCTCGAGGTTAAGCCACCAAAACGTGCCCTTAAGCGGGCAATCTTGGTTGGCTTCAAGTGTGTTGATCCTGATGCTGACAAGAGGCCAAAGATGAGTCACGTTGTCCAAATGCTTGAAGCAgttcaaaatgcatattatcaA GATCAGAGAAAGCTCAGCCAGGTGGGAAGCATGGATATTGAATCGCAGCAGTCGGTAGAGGAAACTTCAAACAACGCTGATGCCTGA